The window CGTGTTTGCGTTCCAAGACGAGCTCTATCTGGTGCTGCACCTCATGATCGCTGGGCGGCTGAAGTGGCGCGAAGCGGGGAAAAAAGCCTCCGGGAAGATCGACCTCGGGGCGTTCGACTTCTCCACCGGCACCTTGCTTCTCACCGAGGCAGGCAGCAAGCGACGTGCGTCACTTCATATCGCGCGCGGCACGGATGCGCTCGCCAATTTCGATCGCGGCGGTCTCGAGGTCCTCGGCGCAACCGTCGAGCAATTCGCCGAGCGCCTGACGAGCGAGAGCCATACGGTGAAGCGAGCGTTGACGGATCCGCGCCTGTTCAGTGGCATCGGCAACGCGTACTCCGACGAAATCCTGCATCGCGCGAAGATATCACCAGTGAAATTGACGCGTCGTCTGAGTGGCGCAGAGACGGAGGCACTCTTCGACGCGACGCGGGCGACGCTGATCGAATGGACCGATCGCCTCCGCGAAGAAACGGGAGACGGATTTCCAGAGAAGGTCACGGCCTTTCGCGACGCGATGGCTGTGCACGGCCGCTACGGCGAACCGTGTCCAGTGTGCGGCTCGCCCGTGCAGCGGATTCGTTATGCGGACAACGAGACGAACTACTGTCCAACCTGTCAGACCGACGGGAAGCTGCTCGCGGATCGCGCGCTTTCGCGTTTGCTGAAAGCAGACTGGCCGCGATCCTTGGAAGAGCTGGAAGAGATCAAACAGCGATAGGCTGCTTGTCATCCTTCGCTTCGCTTCGGATGACAGCTCAGCCTCTCTCTGGCGCGAGTTGCATTCGCCCTTCACAGACTACCACAGAAGTGCCTCCGCACCGGACAGCCGTGATCTTGCCGGCTTTCTTGTCCACCTCCACTTCGAGAATGCTCGGTCGGCCCATCTCGAACCCCTGCTCGATGACCCAGCGCAGGGTGCCGTCGAAGCGTGGATCTCTCGCGGCGAGATAGCCGCCGAGTCCGACGGCGGCGCTTCCGGTAGCTGGATCCTCCGGGACGCCGACGAGAGGAGCGAACATACGGGCGCGCACGTCAGACGTTGGGCGCTCAGCCTCGAGGGCGAAGACCATCACCTTGTCCGTCACATAGCCGCGTAGCGTCTCCTCGAAGAGATCCGGCTTGACGCGAGCACACGCGACGGCGCGTTTATCGCGCAGCGGAACGAAGAGAAATGGCGTACCACAGGAGATGGCCTCGCCGGGCATATCGCTTCCGACGAGGTCATCCGTCGTCAGGGAGAGCATCGCGGCAAGGCGCTCGGGACGCGGCGGCGGGGTAAGCACTTCGGGCAGCTTTGCTACGGTGAGCTGCGCGAACGTCGGCTTGCCGTCCGTCGCACGAATCGTCACCGGCACTGGCCCGACGCCCTCCTCGAGGACGATGTGCGTCTCGTCACCGGTGAGCTCGACCGCGCCGATGGTCGCGAGGACATGCGCGGTGCCGATCGTCGGGTGGCCCGCAAACGCCAGCTCGCTGCCAGGGGTAAAGATGCGTACGCGGCAGGTATGCTTCGGATCGGTAGGCGGAAGCACGAAAGTCGTTTCGGAGTAGTTGAACTCTCGTGCGATGCGTGGCATAAGCTCAGGAGCAATCCCCGACGCGTCGGGAAAGACGGCGAGCTGGTTTCCGCCGAAGACGTGGTCGGTGAAAACGTCGGTGGTGAGATAGCGGGGGTGCATGGACCGGATGAGGGGCTGGGGTTTAAGGGCCAGGGGTTCGAGTGCGAGAGGAGACTCATTCATCTCGCCCCTATGCCCCCAAGCCCCTAACCTAAAGTCCAATGGCTTTGTGCCCGTAAGCTTTTGGTCATTTCTCGCTTCGCGCGACAACGTTGATCGCGCGCGGCGATTACCAATTCGATTGACGCATACCAGCTAGCAAAGCAGCACATGGCGAATTGGCTCGAGTCGCTTTTCGCGTTTCTGTTCAAGTACCGGCCGGCGGTCTTCGAGAAGGGAGATTTCGCGTTCGGATCTCCCACTTCGGTGATCGTGCTGCTGATCGCCGGCGCACTCATTGGCGTTCCCGCGATCCTGACCTACGCCGCAGTTCGCGGGAAGAGCACTCGTCGCGATCGATTGATACTGGGGGCGCTCCGCGGGACGGCGATCCTCCTTCTCGTCTTTTGCTTGTTCCGGCCGATGTTGCTGCTCTCGGCTGCGGTGCCGCAGCGAAATTACGTCGGTGTGCTGATCGACGATTCGCGCAGCATGCAGATCGCCGACGTGGATGCCGGCGACGCGCGGCCGCAGACGCGGGCGGACGTCGTGCGACACCTCGTCGCCGGCCCTGACAGTTCGATTCGCAAGGCGCTCGGCGACCGCTTTCTTGTGCGCTACTTCCGGTTCTCGTCAGGCACGCAGCGGATCGCGAGCGCCGACGACGTGAGCTTCACGGGGACGAGCACGCGGCTGGGTGACGCGATCGAGCACGCGCGCCAGGAGCTCGAGGCCGTGCCGCTGTCGGGGTTGGTGCTGTTCACCGATGGCGCCGACAACGCCAGGATGCCTCTCGGGGAAGAGCTCCTGTCGTTGCGGGCGCGATCGGTGCCGGTGTTCACCGTGGGCATTGGCCGCGACCGGTTCGACAAGGACATCGAGATACGGCGCGTCGAGACGGCGCGCACGGCGCTCAAGGGCAGTGCGCTCGTCGCCGATGTGCTTGTTAGGCAGCGCGGCTACGGCGGACAGAACGTCGCGCTCGTGGTCGAGGATGACGGGCGCGTGATCGCGTCACAGGATGTTACTCTGCCGGCCGACGGCGACCTGGCGCCGGTGCGTGTCCACGTCGCGTTGAATGATGCTGGCCCGCGGACGCTGACGTTTCGCATTGCGCCGCAGCCCGGCGAGCAGGTGACGCAGAACAACGCGCAGCAAGCGCTCGTCGTCGTCCGCGACCGGCGCGAGAAAATTCTTTACGTCGAGGGCGAGCCGCGCTACGAAATGATGTTCGTTCGGCGAGCCGTCGCGAGCGATTCGAATTTGCAACTCGTGACGTTGCAACGCACGGCGGAGAACAAATTCCTGCGTCTCGACGTCGACAACGGCGAAGAGCTCGCTGGCGGCTTCCCCAAAACTCGGGAGGAGCTCTTCAAGTATCGCGGCATCGTACTCGGTAGTGTCGACGCGAGCTTCTTTACGCGCGATCAATTGCAGATGCTCGCCGATTTTGTCGGCGTTCGCGGTGGAGGCTTGCTGTTGTTAGGCGGCCGGCACGCCTTCGGTGAGGGTGGTTACGCCGATACGCCGCTTGCCCCCGTGATGCCGGTCGTGATCGGCGGCGAAGCCGTGCCGGACTCGCTCACATTTCTCGCTGACATCAAAGCCGAGCTGACGCCGGCAGGCGCTGCGAGCGCCGCGACGCAAGTCGCATCGACCGACGACAAGAACAGCGAGCGGTGGAAAACGCTGCCGACACTGACGAGCGTGAACGCCATCCGCGGCATCAAGCCGGGCGCCGTTGTGCTGGTCAATGGCGTCGTGCCCGACGGCCAACGCGCCGATGGACCGGAGGGTCACGTCAGGCACTACGAGCAGCCGGTCCTTGCGTATCAGCGATACGGCAAAGGGCTCGCGATCGCGCTGCCCGTTCAGGACACGTACTTGTGGCGGATGGAATCGGATGTCGACGATCCGACTTTCGTGACTTTCTGGCGGCAACTGCTCCGCTGGCTCACGAGCGATGTTCCCAACAGGATCACGGTGACATCGCAAAGCGACGTCGCCGGCTTGCGCGAGCCGATCTCCCTGACGGCGGAGGTAGCAGATAGCGGCTTCGTGATGCGCAACGACGCACACGTCGTCGCACATCTCACCGCGCCGTCCGGTGCGACGCGCGACATACCGATGGAGTGGGCGGTCGATCGCGATGGTGAATACCGCGCGACGTTCACGCCTGAGGAGGCGGGCAACTATCAGATCGTCGCCGACGCCGGTACGCCGAGCACGGCACAGGCAGCGGCTGGCGGACGCACCGCGTCGGATACGTCGCGCGATCGGATGAGCGATCCGACGTACGTGCGCGTGAATGCTGCCGCGGAATCATCGCGGGAATTCGTCGACGCCGAAATGCGGACGTCGCTGTTGCAACGTATCTCCCGCGAGACCGGTGGCAAGTTCTACACGCCGGCGACGGTGAGCTCGCTGCCGGAAGACATCGCGTTGAGCAAGCGCGGCGTCACCGTCGTGAATCAGATGGATCTGTGGGACATGCCCTTCATCTTCGTCATGCTCATCGGTCTGGTGTGCGCCGAATGGGCCTATCGGAAGAAGAGAGGGCTGGTATGAGAGCGCGGAGGGTGGTGGGGAGAGCGCGGAGGGCGGTGGGCAGAGCGCGAAAGGTGATTCTTGCGTTCCTGTCCCTCTGCACTCTACCCGCGACCCTCTGCATTCTACCCTCTACGCTCTACGCTCAACGTACGCATCTTCTCATCGTCTCCGGTCTGGGCGGCGAGCCGCAGTACAGTGAGCAATTTCGCAACTGGGGGCTCGCGCTCTCCGACGTCGCGCACAAGCGCTATGGAGTGCCGGATTCGGAGGTCGTGTACTTCGCGGAAGACGGCGCGAAGGATCCACGGATCTCGGGCGTGTCGACGAAAGTGAATATCGAAACGACGCTCTCGCGATTCGCGAGAATCGCGGCGCCGGGCGACGAAATCGTGATCGTGCTCATCGGGCATGGCAGTGGCTCGCAGGAGGATTCGAAGATCAGCCTGCCGGGGCCGGACATGAGCGCACGCGACTTCGCGAAGGATCTTGCAGCGTTCAAGACGCAGCAGGTGGGCTTCGTCGATCTCACGAGTGCGAGCGGCGACATGCTGCCACTGCTCTCGGCGCCGAACCGTGTCGTCATCACCGCGACCAAGAGCAGCTTCGAGCGCAACGAATCCGTGTTCGTGAAGTATTTCGTGGCCGCGCTCACCGGCGACGGAGCCGATGTCGACAAGGACGGGCGTGTGTCGCTGCTCGA of the Gemmatimonadaceae bacterium genome contains:
- a CDS encoding DNA-formamidopyrimidine glycosylase family protein encodes the protein MPELPDITVYVEALNRRVSGATLEDVRLRSPFLLRSVDPPISAVKGKIVSDVRRLGKRIVFAFQDELYLVLHLMIAGRLKWREAGKKASGKIDLGAFDFSTGTLLLTEAGSKRRASLHIARGTDALANFDRGGLEVLGATVEQFAERLTSESHTVKRALTDPRLFSGIGNAYSDEILHRAKISPVKLTRRLSGAETEALFDATRATLIEWTDRLREETGDGFPEKVTAFRDAMAVHGRYGEPCPVCGSPVQRIRYADNETNYCPTCQTDGKLLADRALSRLLKADWPRSLEELEEIKQR
- a CDS encoding PhzF family phenazine biosynthesis protein — its product is MHPRYLTTDVFTDHVFGGNQLAVFPDASGIAPELMPRIAREFNYSETTFVLPPTDPKHTCRVRIFTPGSELAFAGHPTIGTAHVLATIGAVELTGDETHIVLEEGVGPVPVTIRATDGKPTFAQLTVAKLPEVLTPPPRPERLAAMLSLTTDDLVGSDMPGEAISCGTPFLFVPLRDKRAVACARVKPDLFEETLRGYVTDKVMVFALEAERPTSDVRARMFAPLVGVPEDPATGSAAVGLGGYLAARDPRFDGTLRWVIEQGFEMGRPSILEVEVDKKAGKITAVRCGGTSVVVCEGRMQLAPERG